A stretch of the Filimonas lacunae genome encodes the following:
- a CDS encoding Ig-like domain-containing protein produces the protein MRMFTLQCRKKAWLLAFAAIFSGGVATAQWTPTGVNNGITFTGNGSGVTAGVDYHVLAMDTATGTLYSAGEDIGNSYKVIVKRLEGTEWKTLGTPWFSVGAAIYINMAISPSGVPHVVYRDGGVFSKLVVKKFNGTNWVLVGKEGFSPANYDNARSRLAFAPDGTLYVAYTDYATGMNGKLSVMKFNGTDWVGVGSPGFTSGAVNANDIAVDPLGRPLVAYGNGTNTNKLSVSRFNGTAWEIVGTDGFTASSALNGAMTLDKSGNPWVVFADATRSNRLTVMKYDGSAWVTVGNAGFTTGILSTHVVYHMCSIIVDNTNNPVVTFADASNGGKVSAMRFNGTDWVLLGDAGFSGGNSNKCVELLRYKNWIYTGFADVTTWQGRIMQYKLCEAPDVPTITADKSKVCLGDAATLRIGSGALNDAAEWSWYTGFCGGTAAGTGASITVMPTVNTTYYVRATGGCADEQSCVPFAVQVADKPETPVITQQTNGLLSSSAINNQWYVNGGAINGANASLYTPAASGNYTVVVTNSDGCSSVSLPFTATVGTNLSNEQVMLLPNPVHDHVKVQFSKIIPQVFINIISLDGKLITTARFNNINAATLDTRALQPGVYLVRVFSDDGSSQILRMIKGN, from the coding sequence ATGAGAATGTTTACACTGCAATGCAGGAAGAAAGCATGGCTGCTGGCTTTCGCTGCAATTTTTTCCGGTGGGGTAGCCACTGCCCAGTGGACGCCTACAGGAGTTAACAACGGAATTACTTTTACCGGCAATGGAAGTGGGGTTACAGCGGGAGTAGATTATCATGTTCTTGCTATGGATACTGCTACGGGCACCCTGTACTCGGCAGGGGAAGATATTGGCAACAGTTACAAAGTGATTGTAAAACGGCTGGAAGGAACGGAGTGGAAAACATTGGGCACCCCCTGGTTTTCGGTAGGGGCGGCTATTTACATCAACATGGCTATTTCCCCTTCGGGTGTGCCGCACGTGGTATACCGCGATGGTGGTGTTTTTAGTAAACTGGTGGTAAAAAAATTCAACGGCACTAACTGGGTGCTGGTAGGGAAGGAAGGATTTTCGCCCGCTAATTACGATAACGCCCGCAGCCGGCTGGCCTTTGCTCCGGATGGTACTTTATATGTAGCCTATACCGATTATGCCACAGGCATGAACGGCAAGCTTTCGGTAATGAAATTTAACGGTACGGATTGGGTGGGTGTAGGTTCGCCCGGGTTTACGTCGGGTGCAGTCAATGCCAATGATATTGCAGTGGACCCTTTGGGCAGACCACTGGTAGCTTATGGCAACGGAACCAATACCAATAAACTCAGTGTTAGCCGCTTTAACGGCACTGCCTGGGAAATAGTAGGTACTGATGGATTTACGGCATCCTCTGCATTGAATGGCGCTATGACCTTAGACAAGTCAGGTAACCCCTGGGTGGTTTTTGCCGATGCCACCCGCAGCAACCGCCTTACAGTAATGAAGTACGACGGCAGCGCCTGGGTAACAGTGGGTAATGCCGGTTTTACCACAGGTATTCTTAGTACACACGTGGTGTACCATATGTGTAGCATTATAGTAGATAACACCAATAATCCCGTAGTCACTTTTGCAGATGCCAGTAATGGCGGTAAAGTATCGGCTATGCGTTTTAACGGCACTGACTGGGTGCTGTTAGGTGATGCCGGTTTTTCAGGTGGTAACAGTAATAAATGTGTGGAATTGCTGCGTTATAAAAACTGGATCTATACCGGCTTTGCCGATGTTACTACCTGGCAGGGACGTATTATGCAGTATAAACTATGTGAAGCGCCGGATGTGCCCACGATAACCGCAGATAAAAGTAAAGTGTGCCTGGGAGATGCGGCTACATTGCGCATAGGCAGCGGTGCATTGAATGATGCGGCGGAGTGGAGCTGGTACACCGGTTTCTGTGGCGGAACGGCAGCAGGTACAGGGGCTTCCATCACCGTAATGCCTACTGTAAACACTACCTATTATGTACGTGCCACCGGTGGTTGTGCCGATGAACAAAGCTGTGTGCCGTTTGCGGTGCAGGTGGCTGATAAACCGGAAACACCGGTAATTACGCAACAAACCAATGGCTTGTTAAGCAGCAGTGCCATCAATAATCAATGGTATGTAAATGGTGGGGCTATTAACGGAGCCAATGCATCCTTATATACGCCTGCTGCCAGCGGCAATTACACCGTAGTGGTTACCAATAGTGATGGATGTTCCAGTGTATCCCTGCCTTTTACAGCTACTGTAGGCACCAACCTGTCTAACGAACAGGTAATGTTGTTGCCTAATCCGGTTCACGATCATGTGAAAGTGCAGTTTAGCAAAATCATTCCCCAGGTGTTTATTAATATCATCAGCCTGGACGGAAAGCTGATCACTACTGCACGTTTTAACAATATAAACGCAGCCACCCTCGATACCAGGGCTTTACAACCCGGCGTGTACCTGGTGCGTGTGTTTAGCGACGATGGATCTTCCCAGATACTGCGTATGATCAAGGGCAATTAA
- a CDS encoding helix-turn-helix transcriptional regulator encodes MRDFVVLFFLLLCQINLHGQERDSLSHLRQEDKIPYVNRLYYRHFTNAPIAAAQQQYRLMTQNAPDPDTRAAAWAFMGKYYTGHNQTDSAVVCYQQAWQLANEQKLTYMQPSLLHLLGISYYKQDQYAAGLERLIKANTQMNQAGISHFPDMAAYLYDLGYAFAYYYEDFDTAQHYIRTALQYTMPDYETAILTHNMMGLLYRSSCCMDTSYYYFYKALQLAEASHDTLLIGDVSGNIGYNHLLQHKYDSAKILTLKDYQLSMLTGNYKSACMLLPVLARISLIQHDIPGTMQYLQQTQVILKNNRKELTLKAIYTICNYMYEVKADVYRQQNNLPALVKAQDSLLLYHDSLFLTKESRQQAHIQINLIKESSQYQVQLLRSEEKRNILLRNTLIVICLLVIVVAIQALYRLKRVNASNEALLVDYANTLVEKNQLIEQFKAEMQQLKNQPDYIEHEIEDIFKTLRNQTILTEDDWQQFKLLFERVYKNFFSNITEKLPDITQAEIRLLALTKLGLSTKEMAAMQGISPESIRKARYRLRKKLEEKARVEKDIAFNMLKNM; translated from the coding sequence ATGAGAGATTTTGTTGTATTATTTTTTTTGCTACTATGCCAGATAAACCTGCATGGTCAGGAAAGGGACAGCCTTTCCCATCTGCGCCAGGAAGATAAAATACCCTATGTAAACCGGTTATATTACCGCCATTTTACCAACGCCCCCATTGCTGCGGCACAGCAACAATACCGGCTAATGACGCAAAACGCACCGGACCCGGATACCCGCGCTGCTGCCTGGGCTTTTATGGGAAAATACTATACCGGGCACAATCAAACCGACAGTGCCGTTGTCTGCTACCAGCAAGCCTGGCAACTGGCCAATGAACAGAAGCTGACTTATATGCAACCATCCCTACTGCACCTGCTGGGTATTTCTTATTACAAGCAGGACCAGTATGCCGCAGGCCTGGAAAGGCTGATTAAAGCCAATACCCAGATGAACCAGGCAGGCATCAGCCATTTTCCCGACATGGCCGCCTATCTCTACGACCTCGGTTATGCCTTTGCCTATTATTATGAAGATTTTGACACCGCGCAGCATTATATACGTACCGCCCTGCAATACACTATGCCCGATTACGAAACCGCTATCCTTACGCATAATATGATGGGATTACTATACCGCTCCAGCTGCTGTATGGACACTTCTTACTATTATTTTTACAAAGCATTGCAACTGGCAGAAGCCAGCCACGACACCTTGCTTATTGGTGATGTTTCCGGCAATATCGGCTACAACCATCTACTGCAACACAAATACGATTCGGCTAAAATACTCACCCTCAAAGACTACCAGCTAAGCATGCTCACCGGCAATTATAAAAGCGCCTGCATGCTACTGCCGGTACTGGCCCGTATATCATTGATTCAGCACGATATACCCGGCACGATGCAATACCTGCAACAAACCCAGGTGATATTAAAAAACAACCGGAAAGAGCTGACCCTGAAAGCTATTTATACTATCTGCAATTATATGTATGAAGTGAAAGCAGATGTATACCGGCAGCAAAACAACCTGCCTGCTTTGGTAAAAGCCCAGGATTCGCTGCTGCTATACCACGACAGTCTTTTTCTAACGAAAGAATCCCGTCAGCAGGCGCACATACAAATTAACCTGATTAAAGAAAGCAGCCAGTACCAGGTGCAGCTGTTGCGCAGTGAAGAAAAGCGGAACATATTACTGCGTAACACCCTTATTGTTATTTGCCTGCTGGTAATAGTAGTGGCTATACAAGCACTGTACCGTTTAAAACGCGTGAATGCCAGCAACGAAGCCCTGCTGGTAGATTATGCCAACACACTGGTAGAGAAGAACCAACTGATAGAACAGTTTAAAGCCGAGATGCAGCAGCTGAAAAACCAGCCGGATTATATTGAACACGAAATTGAAGACATATTTAAAACATTACGCAACCAAACCATTCTTACCGAAGACGACTGGCAACAGTTTAAGCTACTGTTTGAAAGAGTATATAAAAATTTCTTCTCTAACATTACAGAGAAACTGCCCGACATAACCCAGGCCGAAATACGACTGCTGGCTTTAACCAAGCTGGGCCTGAGCACCAAAGAAATGGCCGCCATGCAGGGCATTTCTCCCGAATCTATCCGCAAAGCCAGGTACCGCCTGCGCAAGAAGCTGGAAGAAAAAGCACGGGTAGAAAAGGATATTGCGTTTAATATGTTGAAAAATATGTAG
- the xyl3A gene encoding xylan 1,4-beta-xylosidase, producing the protein MMLLWRKAIGSVIVLLACNHLQAQNLPYQNPNLPAEERARDLLGRMTLTEKISQTMNGSPAIERLGIPATDWWNEALHGVARAGKATVFPQTIGLAATFDTAAVYTTYSMISDEARAKHHEFVRNNQFKRYQGLTFWTPNINIFRDPRWGRGMETYGEDPFLTASMGCMVVKGLQGTGLGKYDKTHACAKHYAVHSGPEWSRHSFDAKNISQRDLWETYLPAFKALVTEADVKEVMCAYNRFEGEPCCSNKQLLVKILREQWGFDNVIVSDCGAIRDFYAKGKHETHATAEAASSDAVLSGTDLACDGSYAALEKAVKEGLIRESDIDKSVLRLLRARIQLGMLDNDSLVSWSKIPYSVVESKEHVQQALDMARKSIVLLSNKNNTLPLSKSIKKLAVVGPNASDSVMQWANYNGFPSRTVTILEGIQAKLGSNAVVYEKGCELVSDTVFNSYMGAGSFEGKPGFKASFWNTRDFTGAVAATDQVAKPFNYDAGGNTVFAPGVNLTDFSARFETVFTAPASEELLLKIAADDGYRIRVNGQEVLAYWNIGKQPRKTYRLQTEKGKTYQLQIEYFQSAGSATLQFDMGVNKAVAPEQVAARVKDADAIVFAGGISAALEGEEMSVDLPGFKRGDRTDIELPQAQKKLLKALKATGKPVIFVLCSGSTMALPWESQHLDGVIEAWYPGQQGGTAVADVLFGDYNPAGRLPLTFYATINDLPDFEDYEMAKGRTYRYFKGKPVYPFGYGLSYTRFTYGKAQLNKATVKAGDVVTIQIPVTNAGTRNGDEVVQVYIKNLQDAAGPIKTLRGFKRVGITAGKTQQVSIELGKAAFEFFDTESQGMQVKPGKYELLYGGSSADAALQKLAITLQ; encoded by the coding sequence ATGATGCTATTATGGAGAAAGGCTATTGGAAGTGTTATAGTGCTGCTGGCGTGTAACCACCTGCAGGCGCAAAACCTGCCCTATCAAAACCCAAACCTTCCGGCAGAGGAACGCGCCCGTGATTTGTTAGGCAGAATGACTTTAACCGAAAAGATCAGCCAGACAATGAACGGGTCGCCTGCCATAGAACGGTTGGGTATTCCTGCTACTGACTGGTGGAATGAAGCCTTGCATGGTGTGGCCCGTGCGGGTAAAGCCACGGTTTTTCCGCAAACGATAGGACTGGCTGCTACCTTCGACACTGCTGCTGTATATACTACTTATAGCATGATCAGTGATGAAGCCCGTGCCAAGCATCATGAGTTTGTGCGCAATAACCAGTTTAAAAGATACCAGGGCTTAACTTTCTGGACGCCCAACATTAATATATTCAGAGATCCACGCTGGGGCCGTGGTATGGAAACCTATGGCGAAGATCCTTTTTTAACCGCTTCTATGGGGTGCATGGTGGTAAAGGGTTTGCAGGGAACCGGTTTGGGTAAATACGATAAAACGCATGCCTGCGCCAAGCATTATGCGGTGCATAGTGGCCCGGAATGGAGCCGCCATAGTTTTGATGCTAAAAATATTTCGCAGCGCGATTTATGGGAAACCTATCTGCCTGCATTCAAAGCACTGGTAACAGAAGCGGATGTAAAAGAAGTGATGTGTGCTTACAATCGTTTTGAAGGAGAACCCTGCTGCTCAAACAAACAGCTGCTGGTAAAAATATTACGCGAGCAATGGGGCTTTGATAATGTAATCGTTTCCGACTGTGGTGCTATCCGCGATTTCTACGCCAAAGGCAAACACGAAACCCATGCTACAGCTGAAGCGGCTTCTTCCGATGCCGTATTGTCTGGTACCGATCTGGCTTGCGATGGTTCATATGCGGCATTGGAAAAAGCAGTGAAGGAGGGATTGATCAGAGAATCGGATATTGATAAATCAGTGCTTCGTTTGCTGCGCGCCCGCATACAGTTGGGCATGCTGGATAACGATTCGCTGGTGTCGTGGAGTAAAATACCTTATTCTGTAGTGGAGAGTAAAGAACATGTGCAGCAGGCGCTGGACATGGCGCGCAAAAGCATCGTGTTACTCAGCAACAAAAACAATACGTTGCCGCTCAGCAAGTCCATTAAAAAGCTGGCGGTGGTGGGGCCTAATGCCAGTGATTCCGTGATGCAATGGGCCAATTACAATGGCTTTCCTTCGCGCACGGTTACCATACTGGAAGGTATTCAAGCAAAGCTGGGCAGTAATGCAGTAGTATATGAAAAAGGATGTGAACTGGTGAGTGATACTGTGTTTAACAGTTATATGGGAGCAGGTAGTTTTGAAGGCAAGCCCGGGTTTAAAGCCAGCTTCTGGAACACCCGCGATTTTACCGGCGCCGTAGCTGCTACTGACCAGGTGGCCAAACCTTTTAACTATGATGCAGGTGGTAATACGGTGTTTGCACCAGGTGTAAATCTTACCGATTTCTCCGCCCGTTTTGAAACGGTGTTTACCGCACCGGCCAGTGAAGAGTTGCTGTTGAAAATTGCAGCAGATGATGGCTACCGCATTCGTGTAAACGGACAAGAGGTGCTGGCATACTGGAACATAGGCAAGCAGCCACGCAAAACCTATCGCCTGCAAACCGAAAAAGGAAAAACGTATCAATTACAAATAGAATACTTTCAAAGCGCTGGCAGCGCTACACTACAATTTGATATGGGCGTGAATAAAGCCGTAGCGCCGGAACAGGTAGCTGCCCGCGTAAAAGATGCAGATGCTATTGTGTTTGCAGGAGGTATTTCGGCTGCACTGGAAGGAGAGGAAATGAGTGTGGACTTACCAGGTTTTAAAAGAGGGGATCGCACCGATATAGAACTGCCACAGGCACAAAAGAAACTATTAAAGGCATTGAAAGCCACGGGCAAGCCTGTGATATTTGTATTGTGCTCCGGTAGTACTATGGCCTTGCCCTGGGAAAGCCAGCATCTGGATGGTGTTATAGAAGCCTGGTATCCCGGCCAGCAAGGCGGCACGGCTGTGGCGGATGTGTTGTTTGGCGATTATAACCCCGCCGGACGTTTGCCATTGACCTTTTACGCTACCATCAACGACCTGCCCGATTTTGAAGATTACGAAATGGCCAAGGGCAGAACCTACCGTTATTTCAAAGGTAAACCTGTATATCCTTTTGGTTATGGTTTAAGTTACACACGTTTCACGTATGGCAAAGCTCAATTAAATAAGGCCACTGTCAAAGCGGGGGATGTCGTAACCATTCAAATACCTGTAACCAACGCAGGCACACGCAATGGCGATGAAGTAGTGCAGGTGTATATTAAAAACCTGCAGGATGCGGCCGGCCCTATTAAAACGTTGCGTGGGTTTAAACGGGTGGGTATTACTGCCGGCAAAACGCAGCAGGTAAGTATTGAATTAGGTAAGGCGGCGTTTGAGTTTTTTGATACAGAAAGTCAGGGCATGCAAGTGAAGCCGGGGAAGTATGAGTTGCTGTATGGCGGCTCTTCTGCCGATGCGGCTTTGCAGAAGCTGGCCATCACCTTACAATAG